One part of the Arabidopsis thaliana chromosome 1 sequence genome encodes these proteins:
- the CalS7 gene encoding glucan synthase-like 7: MASTSSGGRGEDGRPPQMQPVRSMSRKMTRAGTMMIEHPNEDERPIDSELVPSSLASIAPILRVANDIDQDNARVAYLCRFHAFEKAHRMDPTSSGRGVRQFKTYLLHKLEEEEEITEHMLAKSDPREIQLYYQTFYENNIQDGEGKKTPEEMAKLYQIATVLYDVLKTVVPQARIDDKTLRYAKEVERKKEQYEHYNILPLYALGAKTAVMELPEIKAAILAVCNVDNLPRPRFHSASANLDEVDRERGRSFNDILEWLALVFGFQRGNVANQREHLILLLANIDVRKRDLENYVEIKPSTVRKLMEKYFKNYNSWCKYLRCDSYLRFPAGCDKQQLSLLYIGLYLLIWGEASNVRFMPECLCYIFHNMANEVHGILFGNVYPVTGDTYEAGAPDEEAFLRNVITPIYQVLRKEVRRNKNGKASHSKWRNYDDLNEYFWDKRCFRLKWPMNFKADFFIHTDEISQVPNQRHDQVSHGKRKPKTNFVEARTFWNLYRSFDRMWMFLVLSLQTMIIVAWHPSGSILAIFTEDVFRNVLTIFITSAFLNLLQATLDLVLSFGAWKSLKFSQIMRYITKFLMAAMWAIMLPITYSKSVQNPTGLIKFFSSWVGSWLHRSLYDYAIALYVLPNILAAVFFLLPPLRRIMERSNMRIVTLIMWWAQPKLYIGRGMHEEMFALFKYTFFWVMLLLSKLAFSYYVEILPLVNPTKLIWDMHVVNYEWHEFFPNATHNIGVIIAIWGPIVLVYFMDTQIWYAIFSTLFGGIYGAFSHLGEIRTLGMLRSRFKVVPSAFCSKLTPLPLGHAKRKHLDETVDEKDIARFSQMWNKFIHTMRDEDLISDRERDLLLVPSSSGDVTVVQWPPFLLASKIPIALDMAKDFKGKEDVDLFKKIKSEYYMHYAVVEAYETVRDIIYGLLQDESDKRIVREICYEVDISIQQHRFLSEFRMTGMPLLSDKLEKFLKILLSDYEEDDYKSQIINVLQDIIEIITQDVMVNGHEILERAHLQSGDIESDKKEQRFEKIDLSLTQNISWREKVVRLLLLLTVKESAINIPQSLEARRRMTFFANSLFMNMPDAPRVRDMLSFSVLTPYYKEDVLYSEEELNKENEDGITILFYLQRIYPEEWSNYCERVNDLKRNLSEKDKAEQLRQWVSYRGQTLSRTVRGMMYYRVALELQCFQEYTEENATNGGYLPSESNEDDRKAFSDRARALADLKFTYVVSCQVYGNQKKSSESRDRSCYNNILQLMLKYPSLRVAYIDEREETVNGKSQKVFYSVLLKGCDKLDEEIYRIKLPGPPTEIGEGKPENQNHAIIFTRGEALQTIDMNQDNYFEECFKMRNVLQEFDEGRRGKRNPTILGLREHIFTGSVSSLAWFMSNQETSFVTIGQRVLANPLRVRFHYGHPDIFDRIFHITRGGISKASKIINLSEDIFAGYNSTLRGGYVTHHEYIQAGKGRDVGMNQISFFEAKVANGNGEQTLSRDVYRLGRRFDFYRMLSFYFTTVGFYFSSMITVLTVYVFLYGRLYLVLSGLEKNILQSASVHESNALEQALAAQSVFQLGFLMVLPMVMEIGLEKGFRTALGDFIIMQLQLASVFFTFQLGTKAHYFGRTILHGGSKYRATGRGFVVFHAKFAENYRLYSRSHFVKGLELVILLVVYQVYGTSYRSSSTYMYITFSMWFLVTSWLFAPFIFNPSGFEWQKTVDDWTDWKRWMGNRGGIGIVLDKSWESWWDIEQEHLKHTNLRGRVLEILLALRFLLYQYGIVYHLNIARRHTTFLVYGLSWAILLSVLLVLKMVSMGRRKFGTDFQVMFRILKALLFLGFLSVMTVLFVVCGLTISDLFASILAFLPTGWAILLIGQALRSVFKGLGFWDSVKELGRAYEYIMGLVIFTPIAVLSWFPFVSEFQTRLLFNQAFSRGLQISMILAGKKDKETPSTK; this comes from the exons ATGGCGAGTACTAGTAGTGGTGGAAGAGGCGAAGATGGGCGGCCGCCGCAAATGCAGCCAGTTCGGTCTATGTCTCGGAAGATGACACGAGCTGGTACGATGATGATTGAGCATCCTAATGAAGATGAAAGACCAATTGACAGCGAGcttgttccttcttctctcgCTTCCATTGCTCCTATTCTTCGAGTTGCTAATGATATTGACCAAGATAACGCAAGGGTTGCTTACCTTT GTCGCTTCCATGCATTTGAGAAGGCTCATCGAATGGATCCAACATCAAGCGGACGAGGCGTTCGTCAATTTAAGACTTATCTATTGCACAAGCTAGAGGAG gAGGAAGAGATTACAGAACATATGTTGGCGAAGAGTGACCCAAGAGAAATTCAGCTCTACTATCAGACGTTCTATGAGAATAATATACAAGATGGAGAAGGGAAAAAGACACC GGAGGAGATGGCCAAGCTTTACCAGATAGCGACAGTCTTGTATGATGTTTTAAAGACAGTGGTTCCTCAAGCAAGAATTGACGACAAG ACCCTTAGGTATGCcaaagaagttgaaagaaagaaagaacagtATGAACACTACAACATTCTTCCGCTGTACGCTTTAGGGGCTAAAACTGCAGTAATGGAACTCCCTGAG ATTAAGGCGGCAATTCTTGCTGTCTGCAATGTGGACAATCTTCCTCGACCAAGATTCCATTCAGCCTCAGCTAACCTGGATGAAGTGGATAGAGAAAGAGGCAGATCTTTTAATGATATTCTCGAGTGGCTTGCTTTGGTTTTCGGTTTTCAG CGAGGAAATGTAGCTAATCAGAGGGAGCATCTTATACTGCTACTTGCCAACATCGATGTGAGGAAGAGGGATCTCGAGAATTATGTCGAG ataaagCCTAGCACCGTGCGGAAATTGATGGAAAAATACTTCAAGAATTACAATTCATGGTGCAAGTATTTGCGGTGTGACTCATATTTGAG GTTTCCTGCAGGTTGTGATAAGCAACAACTGAGCCTTCTGTATATCGGCCTTTATCTTCTCATATGGGGAGAAGCATCAAATGTCCGCTTCATGCCTGAATGCCTTTGCTACATTTTCCACAAT ATGGCCAATGAAGTCCATGGAATTCTGTTTGGCAATGTGTACCCTGTAACTGGGGACACATATGAGGCAGGTGCACCGGACGAAGAAGCATTCTTAAGGAATGTTATAACACCAATCTACCAGGTCTTACGCAAG GAAGTcaggagaaacaaaaatggaaaggCAAGCCATTCAAAATGGAGAAACTATGATGATCTGAATGAGTACTTTTG GGATAAGAGGTGTTTTAGGCTGAAATGGCCAATGAACTTTAAGGCAGATTTTTTCATCCACACTGATGAGATCTCGCAAGTTCCGAATCAG AGACATGACCAAGTGTCTCATGGAAAAAGGAAAcctaaaactaattttgttgaaGCTCGCACGTTTTGGAACCTCTATCGAAGTTTCGACCGAATGTGGATGTTCCTTGTATTGTCTCTACAG ACTATGATAATAGTTGCATGGCACCCGTCAGGATCTATTCTTGCCATTTTTACTGAGGATGTCTTTAGAAACGTGTTGACCATTTTCATAACTTCAGCTTTTCTCAATCTTCTACAAG CGACACTGGATTTAGTTCTTAGTTTTGGTGCTTGGAAGAGCCTAAAGTTTTCCCAAATTATGCGGTACATCACAAAATTTTTAATGGCAGCCATGTGGGCCATCATGTTGCCAATTACTTACTCGAAGTCAGTCCAGAATCCTACTGGACTAATAAAGTTCTTCAGCAGCTGGGTTGGGAGTTGGCTTCACCGGTCGTTATACGACTATGCTATTGCCTTGTATGTCTTACCAAATATTTTGGCTGCTGTGTTTTTCTTACTTCCACCTCTGCGGAGAATCATGGAGCGATCAAACATGCGGATTGTCACACTTATCATGTGGTGGGCTCAGCCAAAATTGTATATTGGTAGAGGAATGCATGAAGAAATGTTTGCACTTTTCAA GTATACATTCTTTTGGGTCATGCTGTTACTTAGCAAGCTCGCTTTCAGCTACTATGTGGAG ATATTACCACTTGTCAACCCAACTAAGTTAATATGGGATATGCATGTCGTAAATTACGAGTGGCATGAGTTCTTTCCAAATG CCACTCATAACATTGGGGTAATCATCGCCATATGGGGTCCAATTGTCTTG GTTTACTTTATGGATACGCAAATATGGTATGCCATATTCTCTACTCTTTTTGGAGGGATATATGGAGCCTTCAGCCATCTCGGGGAG ATACGCACACTTGGAATGTTGCGGTCCAGATTTAAAGTTGTTCCATCTGCTTTCTGTTCTAAACTTACACCGTTACCTCTAGGTCATGCAAAGAGAAAGCACTTG GACGAAACGGTGGACGAAAAAGACATTGCGAGGTTCTCACAGATGTGGAATAAGTTCATACATACTATGCGGGATGAAGATCTGATCAGCGATAG GGAAAGAGATTTGCTACTTGTACCTTCGTCTTCTGGAGATGTTACTGTTGTGCAATGGCCTCCTTTCTTGCTTGCTAGCAAG ATTCCAATAGCATTAGACATGGCTAAAGATTTCAAGGGAAAAGAGGACGTTGACttattcaagaaaatcaaaagcgAATACTATATGCATTACGCAGTGGTTGAGGCTTATGAAACCGTGAGAGACATAATATATGGCCTTCTTCAAGATGAATCTGATAAGAg GATTGTAAGGGAGATTTGCTACGAAGTAGATATTAGCATCCAACAACACAGATTTTTAAGTGAATTCCGGATGACTGGTATGCCTTTGCTCAGTGACAAGCTAGAGAAATTCTTAAAAATCCTG CTAAGTGATTATGAGGAAGATGATTACAAGTCTCAGATTATCAATGTTCTCCAGGATATTATTGAAATCATCACCCAGGATGTCATGGTTAACGGTCACGA AATCCTTGAAAGGGCTCATTTACAGAGTGGTGATATTGAAAGCgacaagaaagaacaaaggTTTGAAAAGATAGATCTTAGTTTGACTCAGAACATATCCTGGAGGGAAAAG GTTGTAAGacttttgttacttttgacTGTTAAAGAATCCGCAATAAATATCCCTCAAAGTTTGGAAGCTCGTCGTCGTATGACATTCTTTGCAAATTCCTTATTCATGAATATGCCAGATGCTCCCCGAGTTCGTGACATGTTATCCTTTAG TGTCTTAACTCCTTATTACAAAGAGGATGTTCTCTATTCGGAGGAAGAACTGAACAAGGAAAACGAAGATGGAataactattttgttttacctACAGAGGATATATCCTG AGGAATGGTCAAACTATTGCGAACGTGTAAATGATTTGAAACGCAACTTATCTGAGAAAGACAAGGCAGAGCAACTCCGCCAATGGGTATCTTATAGAGGCCAGACTCTTTCAAGGACAG TTAGGGGAATGATGTACTACAGAGTGGCTCTCGAACTTCAATGTTTCCAGGAATACACTGAAGAAAACG CTACCAATGGTGGCTATCTTCCCTCAGAATCAAATGAAGATGATCGAAAGGCTTTTAGTGACCGTGCACGAGCTCTTGcagatttaaaatttacatatgtCGTGTCCTGTCAGGTCTATGGGAACCAGAAAAAGTCAAGTGAAAGCCGAGACCGGAGTTGTTACAATAACATTTTACAGCTCATGCTAAA GTATCCGTCATTGCGTGTTGCCTATATAGATGAAAGGGAGGAGACAGTTAATGGAAAATCACAGAAAGTATTCTACTCTGTGCTACTCAAAGGATGTGACAAATTGGATGAG gAAATATATCGTATCAAACTTCCCGGCCCTCCCACTGAAATTGGTGAAGGAAAACCCGAGAATCAAAACCATGCCATCATTTTCACTCGCGGTGAAGCACTCCAGACCATAGACATGAACCAG GACAACTACTTTGAAGAGTGTTTCAAAATGAGAAACGTGCTACAAGAATTTGATGAAGGTCGACGTGGCAAGAGAAATCCTACAATTTTGGGTCTTCGTGAACACATATTTACTGGAAG TGTTTCTTCACTTGCTTGGTTCATGTCGAATCAAGAAACAAGTTTTGTAACCATTGGCCAACGTGTTCTGGCAAATCCTCTGAG GGTGCGTTTCCATTATGGCCATCCTGATATATTTGATAGAATCTTCCACATCACAAGAGGAGGCATTAGCAAGGCTTCAAAGATAATAAACTTAAGCGAAGATATCTTTGCAG GGTACAATTCAACTCTTCGTGGGGGTTACGTCACACATCACGAGTATATTCAAGCAGGGAAAGGTCGTGATGTAGGGATGAATCAGATTTCGTTTTTTGAAGCCAAAGTTGCGAATGGTAATGGAGAACAAACACTAAGTCGTGACGTTTACCGACTTGGACGCCGGTTTGATTTTTACAGGATGCTTTCATTCTACTTCACCACAGTTGGTTTCTATTTCAGTAGTATG ATAACGGTGCTCACGGTATATGTGTTCCTTTATGGGCGTCTTTATCTGGTATTGAGCggattagaaaaaaacatccTGCAAAGTGCAAGTGTACATGAGTCCAATGCCCTTGAGCAGGCACTAGCAGCCCAATCTGTTTTCCAGTTAGGTTTTCTGATGGTTCTACCAATGGTTATGGAAATTGGCCTAGAAAAAGGGTTTCGCACAGCCTTGGGTGATTTCATCATAATGCAGCTGCAGCTTGcctctgttttcttcacgTTTCAACTGGGAACGAAAGCGCATTACTTTGGAAGGACGATTTTGCATGGAGGCTCTAAGTACCGAGCAACTGGTCgaggttttgttgttttccatGCGAAGTTTGCAGAAAACTATAGACTATATTCGCGAAGCCATTTTGTTAAGGGACTGGAGTTGGTCATACTACTAGTTGTGTATCAAGTTTATGGAACTTCGTACCGTAGCTCAAGTACTTATATGTACATCACATTTTCAATGTGGTTCCTGGTGACTTCTTGGTTGTTTGCTCCATTTATATTCAACCCATCTGGGTTTGAGTGGCAAAAGACGGTGGACGATTGGACTGACTGGAAACGTTGGATGGGAAACCGCGGTGGCATAGGAATTGTTCTTGACAAAAGTTGGGAATCATGGTGGGATATAGAGCAAGAACATCTCAAGCACACAAATTTAAGAGGAAGGGTTCTAGAGATACTTCTCGCTCTGCGTTTTCTCCTTTACCAGTATGGAATTGTCTACCACCTCAACATCGCTCGCCGCCACACAACATTTCTG GTTTATGGACTCTCTTGGGCTATCTTGTTGTCAGTTCTTCTCGTGCTAAAG ATGGTATCAATGGGTAGACGGAAGTTTGGTACAGATTTTCAGGTTATGTTCAGGATTCTCAAGGCACTTCTCTTCCTTGGTTTCTTGTCAGTCATGACTGTATTATTTGTCGTCTGCGGCCTCACGATCTCGGATCTCTTTGCCTCCATCCTCGCTTTCTTACCTACTGGCTGGGCTATTCTTCTT ATCGGGCAAGCGCTGCGTAGCGTGTTCAAAGGATTAGGATTCTGGGACTCGGTGAAAGAGCTAGGGAGAGCTTACGAGTATATAATGGGGCTTGTGATATTCACACCCATTGCTGTCTTATCGTGGTTCCCATTTGTGTCTGAGTTCCAAACTAGATTACTGTTTAATCAAGCCTTCAGTCGCGGTCTGCAGATCTCTATGATTCTCGCCggaaagaaagacaaagagacACCTTCCACCAAGTAG